One Ranitomeya imitator isolate aRanImi1 chromosome 1, aRanImi1.pri, whole genome shotgun sequence DNA window includes the following coding sequences:
- the FOXE1 gene encoding forkhead box protein E1 has protein sequence MTAESQQSPTRATGAVTNLQQSSNFSMPVVKVEKEPAPEASMSSGPSEAEDTPKGRRRKRPLQRGKPPYSYIALIAMAIAHSSDRKLTLGGIYKFIMERFPFYRDNSKKWQNSIRHNLTLNDCFIKIPREPGRPGKGNYWALDPNAEDMFDSGSFLRRRKRFKRTDLTTYPAYIHDTSMFPSLQVSRPSYPNSVYSNMTMSPTYSQQITPHSSVYYPSTSPAFGSGQSRVFSINTLIGHSSVTEHTQQASRSMSPEVNSPNTSSCNYTGASYNSQAGASGMLQRPANPMPYSYPVPNSHLQVNQSSYSHGNTQLFGTSSRLAMPTSPVMNSDSMDFYGRMSPGQYTSLTAYNSNGQLASTNAYLRHATYSGNMDRFVPAV, from the coding sequence ATGACAGCCGAGAGCCAACAGTCCCCTACTAGAGCTACTGGAGCAGTCACCAACCTACAACAATCAAGTAACTTTTCTATGCCAGTTGTGAAGGTGGAGAAGGAACCAGCACCTGAAGCAAGTATGTCCAGTGGGCCTTCTGAAGCAGAAGACACACCTAAAGGAAGAAGGAGGAAAAGACCTTTGCAGAGGGGTAAACCACCCTACAGTTATATTGCTCTCATAGCAATGGCCATTGCTCATTCTTCTGACAGAAAGCTTACGTTAGGGGGCATCTACAAGTTCATTATGGAAAGGTTTCCTTTTTATAGGGACAACTCAAAGAAGTGGCAAAACTCCATCAGACACAACCTTACCCTCAATGATTGCTTCATCAAAATTCCTAGGGAACCAGGAAGGCCTGGAAAAGGCAACTACTGGGCCTTGGATCCTAATGCGGAAGATATGTTTGACAGTGGAAGCTTCCTTAGAAGAAGGAAGAGATTCAAAAGGACTGATCTCACCACATATCCTGCTTACATACACGACACTAGTATGTTCCCATCTTTGCAAGTGAGTCGGCCATCTTATCCTAACTCTGTGTATTCCAATATGACAATGAGCCCCACTTATAGCCAACAGATCACCCCTCATTCCTCTGTCTACTACCCTTCTACTTCTCCTGCCTTTGGCTCTGGCCAATCTAGGGTGTTCAGCATCAATACACTTATAGGGCATTCCAGTGTCACAGAGCATACTCAGCAAGCAAGCAGATCCATGAGTCCAGAGGTCAACTCTCCTAATACCAGCTCTTGCAATTACACTGGTGCAAGCTATAACAGCCAAGCTGGAGCAAGTGGCATGCTACAAAGACCTGCTAACCCCATGCCGTATTCCTATCCAGTTCCCAACAGCCACCTACAAGTCAATCAAAGTTCTTATTCACATGGTAACACACAGCTGTTCGGCACATCCAGCAGATTAGCCATGCCCACATCTCCAGTAATGAACAGCGATAGCATGGACTTCTATGGTAGGATGTCTCCAGGCCAATACACCTCATTGACTGCGTACAACAGTAATGGACAACTAGCCAGCACTAATGCCTACCTACGACATGCAACATACTCTGGGAACATGGACAGGTTTGTGCCTGCTGTTTAA